The proteins below are encoded in one region of Pseudonocardia sp. DSM 110487:
- a CDS encoding three-helix bundle dimerization domain-containing protein translates to MRERLVHDAVSAGIDEQLVHSAVTEAAAALARAPVQNFVGILVERSVRDQLRLRPRPD, encoded by the coding sequence GTGCGGGAGCGGCTGGTCCATGACGCCGTTTCCGCGGGTATCGACGAGCAGCTCGTGCATTCGGCAGTCACGGAGGCGGCCGCGGCGTTGGCGCGGGCGCCGGTTCAGAACTTCGTCGGGATCCTGGTTGAGCGTTCCGTCCGCGACCAGCTCCGGCTGCGCCCCCGGCCGGACTGA
- a CDS encoding TetR/AcrR family transcriptional regulator translates to MTTGSVSPRRADTRRNNERILIAAAESLTGSGELSFNAIAKAAGVGVGTVYRHFPTPEALILAVYRREVQHLVDVVPTLLRDRSPEEAFRVWITDHLARYMMTKRGLAEALRAAPSSHADVTGKAYDAITGAVATLLAANVEAGTIRADLEPETVQRGLGGLFYLDPHDDWRGQAEALTDLLWHGMCHRRD, encoded by the coding sequence GTGACGACGGGATCGGTAAGCCCGAGGCGTGCGGACACGCGACGCAACAACGAGCGCATCCTCATCGCGGCGGCCGAGTCGCTGACCGGCTCGGGCGAGCTCTCGTTCAACGCCATCGCCAAGGCCGCAGGGGTCGGGGTCGGCACCGTGTATCGGCACTTCCCCACGCCGGAGGCGCTCATACTGGCGGTCTACCGGCGCGAGGTGCAGCACCTCGTCGACGTCGTCCCCACCCTGCTGCGCGACCGGTCCCCCGAGGAGGCGTTCCGGGTGTGGATCACCGACCACCTCGCCCGGTACATGATGACCAAGCGCGGCCTCGCCGAAGCCCTGCGCGCCGCCCCGAGCTCCCACGCGGACGTCACCGGCAAGGCCTACGACGCCATCACCGGCGCGGTAGCCACCTTGCTGGCGGCCAACGTCGAGGCGGGCACCATCCGCGCCGATCTGGAACCGGAGACCGTGCAGCGCGGGCTGGGCGGGCTGTTCTACCTCGACCCCCACGACGACTGGCGCGGGCAGGCCGAGGCGCTCACCGACCTGCTCTGGCACGGCATGTGCCACCGGCGCGACTGA
- a CDS encoding VOC family protein has protein sequence MACRVFAVVVGCKDVDTVSAFWAAALEYQVVRRWRDTLGLECVELDGAIPAFGRPQLLFRQVDEAEAARNRMHVDVVVPAGKAPEEEVERLVQLGGRIVADAPDCPWVVLADPEGNEFCVRTGQRADRPRAQQAPMASATVA, from the coding sequence ATGGCATGTCGGGTGTTCGCAGTCGTGGTGGGCTGCAAGGACGTTGACACGGTGAGCGCCTTCTGGGCTGCCGCCCTCGAATACCAGGTCGTCCGACGATGGCGGGACACGCTCGGGCTGGAATGCGTCGAGCTCGACGGTGCGATCCCGGCGTTCGGCCGCCCACAACTGCTCTTCCGGCAGGTGGACGAGGCTGAGGCCGCGAGGAACCGGATGCACGTCGATGTCGTCGTCCCGGCCGGGAAGGCACCCGAGGAGGAGGTGGAACGGCTCGTGCAGCTCGGCGGCCGCATCGTCGCCGACGCCCCGGACTGCCCCTGGGTGGTGCTGGCCGACCCGGAGGGCAACGAGTTCTGCGTGCGCACAGGGCAGCGTGCCGACCGTCCGCGCGCCCAGCAGGCACCGATGGCTTCCGCGACCGTCGCCTGA
- a CDS encoding DUF3159 domain-containing protein, with product MTNETATSPSRELYVENEPASLAGAARHALERSGGWTGIVVAAAPTVAFVIANALGGLTWAFIALAVSAPVAFGVRLARRESPRAALIGLVIAAVCALVAALTGEARGFFLVPTLLPAGWTLLFAGSALIGRPLTGIVLNRLAGGPRDWRQHAPLRRVYATTTWVAAGICFVNFVLRVVLYVTEQLAALAVVEVAVIPVPFALAAFTVAAARRAARRSAAVTPAE from the coding sequence ATGACGAACGAGACGGCCACCTCGCCCTCGCGCGAGCTCTATGTCGAGAACGAGCCGGCGAGCCTCGCCGGGGCCGCCCGCCATGCCCTGGAGAGGTCGGGGGGCTGGACCGGGATCGTCGTCGCCGCCGCTCCCACCGTTGCGTTCGTCATCGCCAACGCCCTCGGCGGGCTGACGTGGGCGTTCATCGCCCTCGCGGTGTCCGCTCCGGTGGCGTTCGGGGTGCGCCTCGCGCGCCGGGAATCCCCGAGGGCGGCACTGATCGGCCTCGTCATCGCCGCCGTGTGCGCGCTGGTCGCCGCCCTCACCGGGGAAGCCCGGGGCTTCTTCCTCGTCCCCACCCTGCTCCCCGCCGGGTGGACGCTGCTCTTCGCCGGCTCGGCGCTCATCGGCCGGCCGCTGACGGGAATCGTGCTCAACCGCCTGGCCGGCGGGCCCCGCGACTGGCGTCAGCACGCCCCGCTGCGGCGCGTCTACGCCACCACCACATGGGTCGCGGCCGGCATCTGCTTCGTCAACTTCGTCCTCCGCGTGGTGCTCTACGTCACGGAGCAGCTGGCAGCCCTGGCCGTCGTCGAGGTCGCCGTCATCCCGGTGCCCTTCGCGTTGGCCGCCTTCACCGTCGCCGCCGCCCGCCGCGCCGCCCGCCGGTCGGCCGCGGTCACCCCTGCCGAGTAA
- a CDS encoding NUDIX hydrolase — protein MSREEFLHDPGAPRAELVSPSVFAAVRDDRGWLLLVRRVDNGNWELPGGQVDVGDTVVGALQREVAEEAGIVIDVLGVCGVYTDPGYVIRSVAGRVRQPFTVCFHAAPASGTTDPRPDHVETSDAAWIDPARLDTLPVHSAMRLWIDDALARWSGRIGVKSEGLST, from the coding sequence GTGTCGCGGGAAGAGTTCCTCCACGATCCGGGCGCGCCGCGCGCGGAGCTGGTGTCACCATCGGTGTTCGCCGCCGTACGTGACGACCGCGGGTGGTTGTTGCTGGTGCGCCGGGTGGACAACGGAAACTGGGAGCTGCCCGGCGGTCAGGTGGATGTTGGCGACACGGTCGTCGGTGCGCTGCAGCGCGAAGTCGCCGAGGAGGCCGGCATCGTCATCGATGTTCTCGGTGTCTGCGGGGTCTACACCGACCCCGGTTACGTGATCCGGTCGGTGGCCGGACGGGTCCGCCAACCGTTCACGGTGTGCTTCCATGCCGCGCCCGCGTCCGGAACCACGGATCCCCGGCCGGACCATGTGGAGACCAGCGACGCGGCGTGGATCGATCCCGCCCGGCTCGACACCCTTCCGGTGCACTCCGCGATGCGGCTCTGGATCGACGACGCCCTTGCCCGGTGGTCGGGGCGCATCGGCGTCAAGTCCGAAGGTCTGTCCACGTAG
- a CDS encoding helix-turn-helix transcriptional regulator, which yields MIDRAGLGAFLRHRRESLQPEDVGLPRGRRRRTSGLRREEVASLCHMSADYYARLERERGPQPSEQMIASIAQGLHLSLDERDHLFRLAGHHPRTRGADSEHISPGLLRILDRLDDTPAEIVSELGETLRQSSLSVALTGDTTGHTGPARSIGYRWFTDPAARKLYPPEDHPFLSRMYAAGLRGIVTLRGPGSRAAYLADLLLAQSEEFRRVWDDQEIGIRPNDTKRLIHPEVGALELNCQRLLDPQQSHALLVYTAVPGSESYDKLRLLSVIGSQPVGSDLRDEAAPGRPAGW from the coding sequence ATGATCGACCGGGCCGGACTGGGGGCCTTCCTGCGCCACCGCCGGGAGTCACTGCAGCCCGAGGACGTCGGCCTCCCACGTGGGCGGCGGCGCAGGACCAGCGGGCTGCGGCGCGAAGAAGTCGCCTCCCTCTGCCACATGTCGGCCGACTACTACGCGCGACTCGAGCGGGAACGCGGGCCCCAGCCCTCCGAGCAGATGATCGCCTCGATCGCCCAGGGCCTGCACCTCTCGCTCGACGAACGCGACCACCTGTTCCGCCTCGCCGGGCACCACCCACGCACACGGGGCGCGGACAGCGAGCACATCAGCCCCGGCCTGCTGCGCATCCTCGACCGCCTCGACGACACACCCGCGGAGATCGTCAGCGAACTCGGCGAGACGCTGCGCCAGAGCTCGCTGAGCGTCGCCCTCACCGGTGACACCACCGGACACACCGGACCCGCACGCAGCATCGGCTATCGCTGGTTCACCGACCCCGCCGCCCGGAAGCTGTACCCGCCCGAGGACCACCCGTTCCTCTCCCGGATGTACGCCGCGGGCTTGCGCGGGATCGTCACCTTGCGCGGGCCCGGTTCCCGCGCCGCGTATCTCGCCGACCTCCTCCTCGCGCAGAGCGAGGAGTTCCGGCGCGTGTGGGACGACCAGGAGATCGGCATCCGACCCAACGACACCAAACGCCTGATCCACCCCGAGGTCGGTGCGCTGGAACTGAACTGCCAGCGACTGCTCGACCCGCAGCAATCGCACGCCCTGCTCGTCTACACCGCTGTGCCGGGCAGCGAGAGCTATGACAAGTTGCGGCTGCTCTCGGTCATCGGGAGCCAGCCGGTCGGTTCGGACCTGCGGGACGAGGCGGCCCCGGGGCGGCCGGCGGGATGGTGA
- a CDS encoding DUF1440 domain-containing protein, whose product MTTSVGSSALVTRIWQGIVSGLAGGIVFGALMAMMGMMPMIAMLVGSSSTAVGWLVHLVISAFYGVLFALIVPTTLGTGALVGAGAVYGIVLWLIGPLLIMPAMLGMPLFMFSGATMTSLLGHLLYGLIVAGVLAPLRRRAVRA is encoded by the coding sequence ATGACGACGAGCGTGGGGTCGAGCGCACTCGTGACTCGGATCTGGCAGGGGATCGTGTCCGGGCTGGCCGGCGGGATCGTGTTCGGCGCGTTGATGGCGATGATGGGGATGATGCCGATGATCGCGATGCTGGTCGGCTCGTCCAGCACCGCGGTCGGCTGGCTGGTGCACCTGGTCATCTCAGCGTTCTACGGCGTGCTGTTCGCGCTGATCGTGCCCACGACCCTCGGGACCGGCGCGTTGGTGGGCGCGGGCGCGGTGTACGGGATCGTGTTGTGGCTGATCGGCCCACTGCTGATCATGCCGGCAATGCTGGGCATGCCGCTGTTCATGTTCTCGGGCGCAACGATGACGAGCCTGCTGGGCCACCTCCTCTACGGCCTGATCGTCGCGGGTGTGCTGGCGCCGCTGCGCCGCCGCGCGGTCCGGGCGTGA
- a CDS encoding zinc-binding dehydrogenase gives MGATVLSTTRNPARTDWLCERGVDHPIVDTGHIADTVRTVVPDGVDSALELVGMATLRDTLDSVRRHGTGCFAGALGGKWTVKDFSPFGYIPFGVRLTTYGGGADDLPAEVFAKQLDAISQGRLTAIIGGVYHGLDQVRQAQANLEAGDAPGKHVVILD, from the coding sequence ATGGGTGCGACCGTCCTGTCGACCACCCGAAACCCGGCAAGAACCGACTGGCTGTGCGAACGCGGCGTCGACCACCCCATCGTCGACACGGGACACATCGCTGACACCGTCCGTACCGTCGTCCCCGACGGCGTCGACAGCGCGCTGGAACTGGTCGGGATGGCGACGCTACGAGACACCCTGGACTCGGTCCGCCGGCACGGCACCGGGTGCTTCGCCGGCGCACTCGGCGGGAAGTGGACCGTCAAGGACTTCTCACCCTTCGGATACATCCCCTTCGGTGTCCGCCTCACCACCTACGGCGGCGGCGCCGACGACCTTCCGGCCGAGGTATTCGCGAAACAACTCGACGCGATCTCGCAAGGACGCCTCACCGCAATCATCGGGGGCGTCTACCACGGGCTGGACCAGGTACGGCAGGCGCAGGCCAACCTGGAAGCCGGTGACGCCCCGGGCAAGCATGTGGTCATTCTCGATTGA
- a CDS encoding MarR family transcriptional regulator yields the protein MAAPGDRDAIRRHRRLATEIKASLRDLRNQLSLLNHRVVTRLELKDIDLDCLELIARDGPLGPTELARRAGLHPATMTGILDRLQRGGWIIRERDPEATDRRAVTVRAMRDRMGELFRLYSGMSTAMDEICDRYTDAELETIADFLTRATRAGEDATTELS from the coding sequence ATGGCGGCGCCGGGCGACCGAGACGCAATCCGTCGGCACAGGCGACTAGCCACGGAGATCAAGGCGTCACTCCGCGATCTACGCAACCAGCTGTCCTTGCTCAATCACCGGGTCGTCACGCGCCTGGAACTGAAGGACATCGACCTGGACTGCCTCGAGCTCATCGCCCGTGACGGTCCCCTCGGCCCCACCGAGCTCGCCCGGCGGGCCGGACTGCACCCCGCAACGATGACCGGCATCCTGGACCGGCTTCAACGCGGGGGGTGGATCATCCGCGAACGCGATCCGGAGGCCACCGATCGCCGCGCCGTGACCGTCAGAGCCATGCGCGACCGCATGGGCGAACTGTTTCGGCTCTACTCCGGGATGAGCACCGCGATGGACGAGATCTGCGACCGATACACCGACGCCGAGCTGGAAACGATCGCCGACTTCCTGACCCGCGCAACCCGCGCAGGCGAGGACGCCACCACAGAGCTCAGCTGA
- a CDS encoding Crp/Fnr family transcriptional regulator: MDDDHFCLSEVALFRDLSRREMAAMAEAAPMRTVPPGEIVYDPTRPVSVLFIVKRGRFRLFRTAADGHAVTTALPGPGAIFGEMDMLGLKMRGTWAEALDGGDLCLMSRADVRHMLLSDARIATRIAEQLGARIADLEDRLADMACKSVLERVAHRLCVLAAPVPPGADAETVRLTHGQLAGLIGATRERTTTVLGELAQHGLVSLHRGRIRIRDRAGLAAVADGAARTPHRPGGPPRAGDGSLRP; encoded by the coding sequence ATGGACGACGACCATTTCTGCCTGTCGGAGGTGGCGCTGTTCCGCGACCTGTCGCGCCGGGAGATGGCGGCAATGGCCGAGGCGGCGCCGATGCGCACGGTGCCGCCCGGCGAGATCGTCTACGACCCGACGCGGCCGGTGAGCGTGCTGTTCATCGTCAAGAGGGGCCGGTTCCGGCTGTTCCGGACGGCCGCCGATGGCCACGCCGTGACCACCGCGCTGCCGGGACCGGGCGCGATATTCGGCGAGATGGACATGCTCGGCCTGAAGATGCGAGGCACATGGGCGGAGGCGCTCGATGGCGGCGACCTGTGCCTGATGAGCCGGGCGGACGTGCGTCACATGCTGCTGTCCGATGCACGGATCGCCACCCGGATCGCCGAGCAGTTGGGCGCCCGGATCGCTGATCTGGAGGATCGGCTCGCCGATATGGCGTGCAAGTCGGTCCTGGAGCGGGTGGCGCACCGGCTGTGCGTGCTGGCCGCCCCGGTCCCTCCAGGGGCGGACGCCGAAACGGTCCGGCTCACCCACGGCCAGCTGGCCGGGTTGATCGGCGCGACCCGCGAGCGCACCACGACCGTGCTCGGCGAGCTCGCCCAGCACGGGCTGGTATCGCTGCATCGGGGCCGGATCCGGATCCGGGACCGGGCCGGGCTGGCTGCGGTCGCCGACGGGGCGGCGCGCACCCCGCACCGGCCTGGTGGACCCCCGCGCGCTGGAGACGGGTCGCTGCGACCATGA
- a CDS encoding SDR family oxidoreductase has protein sequence MPRTPPDITVPDLSGKRVVVTGASDGVGLGLATRLAAAGAELVLPVRNPRKGHAAIGRIADQIPGAQVSLRELDLSSLASVAALGQTLRDEGRPIHILINNAGVMDPPDRQTTADGFELQFGTNHLGHVALVAHLLPMLRAGHARVTSQISVAARAGTINWDDLNWERSYRPRRAYGQSKVAFGLFGLELDRRSRAGGWGITSNLSHPGVAPTNLLAAQPEMGRAQAAPQIRLIRTLSRWGVMGTVETALLPALYAATSPDARGGRLYGPDGFGNLSGAPAEQQFYRPLRSTEDAARIWRVSEELAKVSFTASEPRGGRRLPVVE, from the coding sequence ATGCCACGCACCCCACCCGACATCACCGTCCCCGACCTGTCAGGGAAGCGCGTCGTCGTCACCGGAGCCAGCGACGGCGTCGGTCTCGGCCTCGCCACCAGGCTTGCCGCCGCCGGAGCCGAACTGGTCCTGCCCGTGCGCAACCCGCGCAAGGGACATGCCGCGATCGGCAGGATCGCCGACCAGATCCCCGGAGCGCAGGTGTCGCTGCGCGAGCTCGACCTGTCCTCGCTCGCCTCGGTCGCAGCGCTCGGCCAGACCCTGCGCGACGAGGGCAGGCCGATCCACATCCTGATCAACAACGCCGGCGTCATGGACCCCCCGGACCGACAGACCACCGCCGACGGGTTCGAGCTGCAGTTCGGCACGAACCACCTCGGCCACGTCGCCCTCGTCGCCCACCTGCTGCCCATGCTCCGCGCCGGGCACGCCCGCGTGACCTCGCAGATCAGCGTCGCGGCGAGAGCGGGCACCATCAACTGGGACGACCTGAACTGGGAACGCTCGTACCGTCCCCGCCGCGCCTACGGCCAGTCGAAGGTCGCGTTCGGGCTGTTCGGCCTCGAACTCGACCGGCGCAGCCGGGCAGGCGGCTGGGGCATCACCAGCAACCTCTCCCACCCCGGGGTCGCCCCGACGAACCTGCTCGCCGCCCAACCCGAGATGGGACGCGCCCAGGCCGCCCCCCAGATCCGCCTGATCCGCACGCTGTCGCGCTGGGGTGTCATGGGGACGGTCGAGACCGCGCTGCTTCCCGCCCTGTACGCCGCGACCTCCCCCGACGCCCGGGGCGGCCGGCTGTACGGGCCGGACGGGTTCGGGAATCTCAGCGGCGCTCCCGCCGAGCAGCAGTTCTACCGCCCGCTCCGCAGCACGGAGGACGCCGCGCGCATCTGGCGCGTCTCAGAAGAACTGGCGAAGGTGTCCTTCACCGCGTCTGAACCACGCGGCGGGCGGCGTCTCCCGGTTGTCGAGTAG
- a CDS encoding MMPL family transporter translates to MYSWLGRFAYVRRRLLLIAAALFVVLAGAWGSGVFGAMITDGLGPPDAESERATALLEDHFGHQPGDRDAAAVYTDPTGELTVDDPAFQQAVTAALARLPESEVLSWTSYWTPELTASERAEYVSEDRSSTIALITLQGADNPERLESYREIEDMARADDGRLDTYIAGQSTSVYHLQQAAQESLATAQLISLPILLVLLLIVFRSLVAAAIPVAMGILAILGSLALLRCLTYVTDISIFALEITTLLGLGLAIDYGLFTVTRFRDELDRRHGDVSGALVATMNTAGHTVAFSGLVVIIGLCGLLFFPQPISHSFGWAGITVVGFNILAALVVLPATLAALGPRINAASPRWLRRRPGTVTREDRAWAALARSVTRRPVPWLAGGLLTLVAAAAPLLSLAPGQTNHRVLPEDNEAQVVPRILDEEFAAGHAAESGFNIAISGPVQQQALADYLQTVDGLEGAYDPAVHRADDELTWVIVDTRGEVDDAVNLELVRGIRALDAPAGADEVLVGGGPAVGLDNNEATTDSLPWALIFVGLSTLLLLFVCFRSVLVPLKAVVVAFLSLGASLGLIIWGFQEGGFQGLLDFHLVGTTDVWGLAVIVTIAFGLVTDYEMFLVSRIHEEYRATGDNRRAIRVGLQSTGSVITRAGLLMVVVLAAMGFTATSLFVMTIGIGLTLSVVIDATVVRSIIVPAAMQLLGRANWWPGRPRTSSRHPSLSDALRPAPQTEATTEPLSHF, encoded by the coding sequence GTGTATTCGTGGTTGGGCCGCTTCGCCTATGTGCGCAGGCGCCTACTCCTCATTGCGGCCGCTCTGTTCGTGGTGCTCGCAGGCGCCTGGGGCAGCGGGGTCTTCGGCGCGATGATCACCGATGGGTTGGGCCCTCCGGACGCGGAGTCCGAGCGCGCAACCGCGCTGCTGGAGGACCACTTCGGGCATCAGCCCGGCGACCGGGACGCGGCGGCGGTCTACACCGACCCCACCGGCGAGCTGACGGTTGACGACCCGGCCTTCCAACAGGCGGTGACGGCGGCGCTCGCCCGGCTACCGGAGTCCGAGGTCCTCTCCTGGACCAGCTACTGGACCCCGGAGCTCACCGCGTCCGAGCGCGCCGAGTACGTCTCCGAGGACCGGTCCTCGACGATCGCCCTGATCACCCTGCAGGGTGCGGACAACCCCGAGCGCCTCGAGTCGTACCGCGAGATCGAGGACATGGCCCGCGCCGACGACGGCAGGCTGGATACCTACATCGCGGGCCAGTCCACCAGCGTCTACCACCTCCAGCAGGCGGCCCAGGAAAGCCTGGCCACCGCCCAGCTGATCTCGCTGCCGATCCTGCTGGTCCTGCTCCTGATCGTCTTCAGAAGCCTGGTGGCCGCCGCCATCCCCGTCGCCATGGGGATCCTGGCGATCCTCGGCTCGCTCGCGCTGCTGCGCTGCCTGACCTACGTCACCGACATCTCGATCTTCGCCCTGGAGATCACCACGCTGCTCGGCCTCGGCCTCGCCATCGACTACGGGCTTTTCACCGTCACCCGATTCCGCGACGAACTGGACCGCCGCCACGGCGACGTGAGCGGGGCGCTGGTGGCAACGATGAACACGGCAGGCCACACGGTCGCCTTCTCCGGCCTGGTCGTCATCATCGGACTCTGCGGGCTGCTGTTCTTCCCGCAGCCGATCTCCCACTCGTTCGGCTGGGCCGGCATCACGGTGGTCGGGTTCAACATTCTCGCCGCGCTCGTGGTGCTGCCCGCCACGCTGGCGGCGCTCGGCCCCCGGATCAACGCGGCGAGCCCTCGCTGGCTGCGTCGCCGGCCCGGCACCGTCACCCGGGAGGACCGCGCCTGGGCCGCGCTGGCCCGCTCCGTCACCCGGCGGCCCGTGCCGTGGCTGGCCGGCGGCCTGCTGACGCTCGTGGCCGCAGCGGCCCCGCTGCTCTCACTTGCGCCGGGCCAGACCAACCACCGTGTCCTGCCCGAGGACAACGAGGCCCAGGTCGTTCCCAGGATCCTGGACGAGGAGTTCGCCGCGGGCCACGCGGCCGAAAGCGGGTTCAACATCGCCATCTCCGGCCCGGTGCAGCAGCAGGCACTGGCGGACTACCTGCAAACCGTGGACGGCTTGGAAGGGGCGTACGATCCCGCCGTCCATCGCGCCGACGACGAGCTGACCTGGGTGATCGTTGACACCCGGGGTGAGGTCGACGACGCGGTCAACCTGGAGTTGGTGCGGGGCATCCGGGCACTCGACGCCCCGGCAGGCGCGGACGAGGTCCTCGTCGGAGGCGGCCCTGCGGTCGGCCTCGACAACAACGAGGCGACGACCGACTCACTGCCATGGGCACTCATCTTCGTCGGCCTGTCGACCCTGCTCCTGCTCTTCGTCTGCTTCCGGTCGGTGCTCGTGCCGCTCAAGGCCGTCGTCGTCGCCTTCCTCTCACTGGGAGCCTCGCTCGGCCTGATCATCTGGGGATTCCAGGAGGGCGGCTTCCAGGGCCTGCTGGACTTCCACCTGGTGGGAACGACCGACGTGTGGGGATTGGCGGTCATCGTCACCATCGCCTTCGGTCTGGTCACCGACTACGAGATGTTCCTGGTGAGCCGCATCCACGAGGAGTACCGGGCAACCGGCGACAACCGGCGCGCCATCCGCGTGGGCCTGCAGAGCACCGGTTCCGTCATCACCCGGGCCGGACTGCTCATGGTCGTCGTGCTCGCCGCGATGGGCTTCACCGCCACGTCGCTGTTCGTAATGACCATCGGAATCGGACTGACCCTGTCTGTGGTGATCGACGCCACCGTCGTCCGCTCGATCATCGTTCCTGCGGCAATGCAACTGCTCGGCCGAGCGAACTGGTGGCCGGGCCGGCCACGGACGTCGAGTCGACATCCGAGCCTCTCCGACGCGTTGCGGCCCGCCCCGCAGACCGAGGCCACGACCGAACCGCTCAGCCACTTCTGA
- a CDS encoding nitroreductase family deazaflavin-dependent oxidoreductase encodes MTQDTQKAQNYRRMVKRINKVITGLQRIGIAFGPMQLLTVAGRRTGQPRTFPIAVLPLAGGRYIVQAFPNAAWVANARAAETVTLTRGRRSSTVRLTEVPVDERRPLLREVVETQPASAARRYVTNGLAEAPTPDAVAAAADRIAVFRVEKV; translated from the coding sequence ATGACACAGGACACCCAGAAGGCACAGAACTACCGACGGATGGTCAAGAGGATCAACAAGGTGATCACCGGCCTCCAGCGGATCGGCATCGCGTTCGGCCCGATGCAGCTGCTCACCGTCGCCGGGCGACGCACCGGGCAACCGCGCACCTTCCCGATCGCCGTACTTCCACTGGCAGGCGGCCGCTACATCGTCCAGGCGTTCCCGAACGCCGCGTGGGTTGCCAACGCGCGAGCCGCCGAGACGGTCACGTTGACGCGGGGTCGGCGCAGCTCCACCGTGCGCTTGACCGAAGTGCCGGTGGACGAGCGTCGCCCACTGCTGCGCGAGGTCGTGGAAACCCAGCCGGCCAGCGCGGCACGGCGCTACGTGACCAACGGGCTGGCCGAGGCACCCACACCTGATGCGGTGGCCGCGGCGGCGGACCGGATCGCCGTGTTCCGTGTCGAGAAGGTCTGA
- a CDS encoding (2Fe-2S)-binding protein: MDISLEVNGRTETLDVEPGVTLLDALRERLDVTGPKKGCDRGQCGACTVHVGGRPVLSCLTLAATVREPVTTVDGLATDGELHPVQQAFVDQDALQCGFCTSGQIMSAVAAVEQDVADVREFMSGNICRCAAYPHIVAAIDQVRRADASV; this comes from the coding sequence GTGGACATCTCACTCGAAGTCAATGGCAGGACCGAGACCCTCGACGTCGAACCCGGCGTCACGCTGCTCGACGCGCTGCGCGAGCGGCTGGACGTCACCGGTCCCAAGAAGGGCTGCGACCGCGGCCAGTGCGGCGCATGCACGGTGCACGTGGGCGGGCGGCCGGTGCTGTCGTGCCTGACACTCGCGGCAACCGTGCGGGAGCCGGTGACCACCGTGGACGGGCTCGCCACCGATGGCGAGCTGCACCCGGTGCAGCAGGCGTTCGTCGACCAGGACGCGCTGCAGTGCGGGTTCTGCACGTCCGGCCAGATCATGTCGGCCGTCGCAGCGGTCGAGCAGGACGTGGCGGACGTGCGGGAGTTCATGTCCGGCAACATCTGCCGGTGCGCCGCCTACCCGCACATCGTGGCGGCGATCGACCAGGTGAGGCGGGCCGATGCGTCCGTTTGA
- a CDS encoding TetR/AcrR family transcriptional regulator — protein MPPGTRDALLDAAEALLDSGGVEAVTLREVGRRAGVSHNAPYKHFASKEALLAAIAARELLRMRDTLVGGLAPDTPPEVALRAVFGGYARWALAYPRRFRLIFGPWSTGSDELARAANAAMDQLLGVVRAAQERGALPAGPPERLAALLQAVAHGAADLETAGHLAPEGKGGTDAAGLVADLLDHLAAG, from the coding sequence ATGCCGCCAGGAACGCGCGACGCACTGCTCGACGCCGCCGAGGCGCTGCTCGACTCCGGCGGGGTCGAGGCCGTGACGTTGCGCGAGGTCGGGCGCCGCGCCGGCGTCTCCCATAATGCGCCTTACAAACACTTCGCCAGCAAAGAAGCGCTCCTCGCCGCCATCGCCGCGCGGGAACTGCTGCGCATGCGGGACACCCTCGTGGGCGGGCTCGCTCCCGACACGCCACCAGAGGTCGCGCTGCGTGCGGTGTTCGGGGGATACGCGCGGTGGGCCCTCGCCTACCCGCGGCGGTTCAGGCTGATCTTCGGGCCGTGGAGCACCGGGTCCGACGAGCTCGCCCGGGCCGCGAACGCGGCGATGGACCAGCTACTGGGCGTCGTCCGGGCCGCCCAGGAGCGCGGCGCCCTGCCCGCGGGCCCGCCGGAGCGCCTGGCCGCCCTGTTGCAGGCCGTCGCCCACGGCGCAGCCGACCTGGAGACGGCGGGCCACCTCGCACCGGAGGGCAAGGGCGGCACGGATGCTGCAGGCCTTGTCGCCGACCTGCTCGACCACCTCGCGGCCGGCTGA